AGTTTAGCTCCCAAACTTACATCTATTATCTCTTACACATAAACAGAAACAAGAAAAAAGTTCAGGATTTACTCGGTATGCATCGAAAAGTAACGACTACAAGTTTCATAGTCattcaaaacaaaacaaaaaagtcTTCAGGTAGACCATGTATAGGTCTCAACCACATTCTTGATCCTTCCTGGATACTTGGCACAGCCAACATATACACTTGAACCTTTATGCAGAACTATGATATAGCTCTTCGGCATAAGAATTTAGTAACACACTGGTACATACAATTGCGGCGAACAAAATCTACTGTATCAACGTCTCTCAAATGGCTTCGGCATCATCTCCAAATGTTGATAAAGAAAAGGGGGCAATAGCCACGTTGAAAGAACGCGACCCTGCTTTATCAATATGCTTCATCTCAAAATCACCCTCCTACAAGATTTTAAACGAATAAAGAGCTGTTTCAGTAACATTTAGAGGCACTTGAGAGAAAAATATGCTAAAGAGTTGTGTAGTTGTTTCTAAAGATTTAACAGTATacgaatcagaatcagaatcagaaacTTGTACATGAGGCTGTGGGGAATGAATAACAGATTATGCACTCATTAGTTGCTTTTCGGAGGGAGcgaaaaaatataaatcaatctCACCATTCTGCCACTAGGTGTGCCCAATGGACATGCAGATGAATACTCAAAACCAGTATTCGGAAGAATAACCGGTTGTTCACCAACAACTCCTATACCACTAGTTAGAAAAGAAGGATTCAGTAAACAGAGAATATAAATTAGTCATAAACTAAAGACAGCAGTACGCGAAGCCAGTAGTATAAATTGTAAAACTATTGTTAAGAGATTATTGTACATCCATGATTAAGTATTAGCCACATCAACAACTTACTGAAcattctcggttttctcgtTGGCGTCGGTGATGATCCAGTGCCTTCTAAGAAGATGTACAGGGCGGTTTGAGTTGTTTGTGATTCTGATCCTATATGCAAAAAAATAAAGACCTCTCGAAGGTTGACTTCGGCCTTCAATGTACACACTTCTAACTTGAACCCTAATGCCCTGGGAAAAATAATTATAGTTGGCCTTTGATCAATGCGAACAGCCAAATAAATGAATAGCCGGCTCATTACTGATTAAAAAAGTTAACTACATTTGTAATTACCTGCATTGTTAGTTAAAGTTTTAAAACAGGCCCATGCAAATTTTGTTTCAAGGTGCTAACAATCAAGGAACAAGATTGACATGAAGAGTATCTAATATCTGCTAAAAAAAGTTGTGAACattattttgataaaaatattaactGTAAAGGTTCAACCTAAAATAAGTAGTTGGGCCAGAAGAAAGACAAAACCATCATGCCAAGTAGATTAACCGGGAGAATCACGACTAAAATAAAAACAGCCCACACATATATAGGATGTTTGGCATACCAAGGTTGTTGCATCACTAGTGCACTTCAAGAGACAATGAGGATCGATTTCCTTGAGCTCATCATGGTACCTAGCTGCGTCCTGAAAATATGTgcaatacataaaaaaaaaaaaaaaacaaaggacACAAACAGCAGGTTGATTAAATAAgcattatatattttgatcaatgAGCAAATGCAAACTAATAGAAATTTGGACAACTCATTTAATGTATGCAGAATCTAATGCACTCAGAAAGCTTCAGATACCATCGAGGATTTCGATCTCATACagc
This window of the Primulina tabacum isolate GXHZ01 chromosome 12, ASM2559414v2, whole genome shotgun sequence genome carries:
- the LOC142520780 gene encoding uncharacterized protein LOC142520780, coding for MYSLNLKVISGFDSLSLRSRISGGVKDRSLRLNRIVACRSTSQSSGSSQGSSFSRAETYALLKQQLEVAAKSEDYKEAARLRDSLKLFEEEEPVLRLQRLLREAIAEERFDDAARYHDELKEIDPHCLLKCTSDATTLGIRVQVRSVYIEGRSQPSRGLYFFAYRIRITNNSNRPVHLLRRHWIITDANEKTENVHGIGVVGEQPVILPNTGFEYSSACPLGTPSGRMEGDFEMKHIDKAGSRSFNVAIAPFSLSTFGDDAEAI